Proteins found in one Oryza glaberrima chromosome 4, OglaRS2, whole genome shotgun sequence genomic segment:
- the LOC127771802 gene encoding uncharacterized protein LOC127771802 has product MSPCCRCLTRRLLFPAMSSTTCLISRGAFLLLAAAVAVALPCAAALQELQLQDAVLIDDVVQEAAQAWYHGRHRRTGVTYPLSLPGSLSGVAADVARFRAGSLRRYGVRRFGEFAVPPGLAVRGQASHLLAVRANLGNLSSVFDEYAASGGYRIASPVLGLTFYGLARRGGTARLEVLVTAAAIRVNFSMAVPALQPGAVPLCMAVALNGSVTVTDVQAGSNTCHVWDQGHFALVLGGAGDGGGVVAEAGEVSKWKLALFGAALGAGGTVLLGLVLVAVLSIQRRKSEVVEMARRAYEEEALRVSMVGHVRAPSAGGSRTTPDALENEYCAAL; this is encoded by the coding sequence ATGTCCCCATGCTGTCGCTGTCTTACGCGACGCCTTCTATTTCCAGCCATGTCGTCCACCACCTGTCTGATCAGCCGCGGGGCGTTCCTCCtgctcgccgcggccgtcgccgtcgcgctgccgtgcgccgccgcgctgcaggagctgcagctgcaggacGCCGTGCTGATTGACGACGTCGTCCAGGAGGCGGCGCAGGCGTGGTACCACGGGAGGCACCGGCGGACGGGCGTCACGTACCCGCTCTCGCTCCCGGGGAGCCTGTCCGGCGTCGCGGCCGACGTGGCGCGCTTCCGGGCAGGTAGCCTCCGGAGGTACGGAGTCCGCCGGTTCGGGGAGTTCGCCGTGCCACCGGGACTCGCCGTGCGCGGCCAAGCCTCGCACCTGCTCGCCGTGCGCGCCAACCTGGGCAACCTCTCGTCCGTGTTCGACGAGtacgcggcgagcggcggataCCGCATCGCGTCGCCGGTGCTCGGGCTCACGTTCTACGGCCTGGCGCGGCGGGGTGGCACGGCCAGGCTGGAGGTGCTCGTCACGGCCGCGGCCATCCGCGTCAACTTCTCGATGGCGGTCCCAGCGCTGCAGCCAGGGGCCGTGCCGCTCTGCATGGCCGTGGCGCTGAACGGCAGCGTCACCGTGACCGACGTGCAGGCCGGGAGCAACACCTGCCACGTGTGGGACCAGGGACACTTCGCGCTCGTCCTGGGCGgagcaggcgacggcggcggcgtggtggcggaggccggcgaggtgAGCAAGTGGAAGCTGGCGCTCTTCGGGGCGGCGCTCGGCGCGGGCGGCACGGTGCTCCTGGGGCTGGTCCTGGTGGCGGTGCTGAGCATCCAGCGGCGCAAGTcggaggtggtggagatggCGCGGCGGGCGTACGAGGAGGAGGCGTTGCGCGTGTCCATGGTCGGGCACGTCCGCGCGCCGTCGGCGGGCGGGTCGCGCACCACGCCGGACGCCCTCGAGAATGAGTACTGCGCCGCATTGTGA